One window of Kryptolebias marmoratus isolate JLee-2015 linkage group LG3, ASM164957v2, whole genome shotgun sequence genomic DNA carries:
- the trappc5 gene encoding trafficking protein particle complex subunit 5 translates to MEARFTKGKSAILERPLSRPKTEVSVSAFALLFSEVVQYCQGRVYSVTELQARLAELGKRVGASLLDVLVLREKNGKRETKVLNILLFIKVSVWRALFGKEADKLEQANDDDKTYYIIEKEPLVNTFISVPKETSSLNCAAFIGGIVEAILTHSGFPAKVTVHWHKGTTLMIKFDDAVIARDKTLEGR, encoded by the exons ATGGAGGCGCGCTTCACCAAAGGCAAGTCTGCGATCCTGGAGCGGCCTCTGAGCCGACCCAAGACCGAGGTGAGCGTGAGCGCCTTCGCCCTGCTCTTCTCGGAGGTGGTGCAGTACTGCCAGGGCCGGGTGTACTCGGTGACCGAGCTGCAGGCGCGCCTGGCCGAGCTGGGGAAGAGGGTGGGGGCCAGCCTGCTGGACGTGCTGGTCCTGAGGGAGAAGAACGGCAAGAGAGAGACGAAAGTGCTGAACATCCTGCTCTTCATCAAG GTTTCTGTGTGGAGAGCGTTGTTTGGCAAGGAGGCAGATAAACTGGAGCAGGCCAACGACGACGACAAGACGTACTACATCATCGAGAAGGAGCCCCTCGTCAACACCTTCATCTCTGTTCCCAAGGAAACCAGCAGCTTGAACTGCGCAGCCTTCATTGGAGGCATCGTGGAGGCCATCCTCACTCACAGCGGCTTCCCTGCCAAAGTCACCGTCCACTGGCACAAAGGCACCACGCTCATGATCAAGTTTGATGACGCTGTAATCGCCAGAGACAAAACCCTGGAAGGCAGATAG